One part of the Microbulbifer sp. THAF38 genome encodes these proteins:
- the ltrA gene encoding group II intron reverse transcriptase/maturase, with translation MTLNSNENLLETILSKENLNAAWKHVRSNKGAAGIDEITVDNFMQHFKAVGDDLIETIRQGHYQPLPVRRVYIRKPDGGQRGLGIPTIFDRVIQQAIAQIIGPSFDKTFSEFSYGFRPKRSQHHAVKKLQKYIEGGKRIAVDVDLSKFFDRVNHDFLMSLLGQRISDKRLLKLIASYLRVGSVEDGCWKACHEGVPQGGPLSPLLSNIVLDLLDKELEKRQHDFVRYADDFVIVVSSKRAGERLMASIKRFVERKLKLKVNDAKSQVAPVSRCKFLGFSFRGAKLVWHDKSLRQFKYHVRQITGRSRGISMEKKLKELTVYLRGWINYFGIAQGYQKCIDLDCWIRRRLRMSYWKNWRRVRTKVRNLLRMGVSESLAVTCGSTGKSYWRSAKTEGIHIALNNEFFEEMGLISLRDRWVEIHYG, from the coding sequence ATGACACTCAACTCAAATGAAAATCTGCTTGAAACCATCCTCAGCAAAGAAAATCTTAATGCTGCATGGAAACACGTGCGAAGCAACAAAGGTGCCGCAGGCATTGACGAGATTACTGTCGATAATTTTATGCAGCACTTCAAGGCAGTTGGCGACGACCTCATCGAGACTATTCGACAGGGTCATTACCAGCCGCTTCCCGTCAGGCGCGTCTACATTCGCAAGCCAGATGGCGGCCAGCGTGGTCTCGGGATACCTACGATCTTTGATCGTGTTATACAGCAGGCTATCGCCCAAATCATCGGTCCCAGTTTCGATAAAACCTTTTCGGAGTTCAGCTATGGGTTCCGCCCAAAGCGATCACAGCATCATGCGGTGAAAAAGCTACAGAAGTATATCGAAGGCGGGAAGCGGATAGCCGTAGATGTCGATTTATCTAAGTTCTTCGACCGGGTCAACCATGACTTCCTCATGAGTTTACTTGGCCAAAGAATCAGCGATAAGCGTTTACTCAAGTTGATCGCAAGTTACTTGCGTGTAGGAAGTGTAGAAGATGGATGCTGGAAAGCCTGTCATGAGGGGGTGCCACAAGGGGGCCCTTTATCGCCGCTGCTCTCCAATATTGTACTCGACCTGCTCGACAAAGAGCTGGAAAAACGCCAGCACGATTTTGTCCGCTATGCGGATGATTTTGTGATTGTCGTTTCCTCTAAACGTGCCGGCGAACGGCTTATGGCGAGCATTAAACGCTTTGTTGAGCGCAAGCTTAAACTCAAAGTTAACGATGCTAAAAGCCAAGTAGCCCCCGTTAGTCGTTGTAAGTTTCTGGGTTTTTCTTTTCGTGGAGCAAAGCTTGTCTGGCATGATAAGTCACTGCGCCAATTTAAATACCACGTCCGTCAGATTACAGGACGGTCCCGTGGCATTTCGATGGAAAAGAAACTGAAGGAACTTACCGTATACCTCCGTGGCTGGATCAACTATTTTGGAATAGCGCAAGGCTATCAAAAATGTATTGATCTAGACTGCTGGATACGGCGGCGATTAAGAATGAGCTATTGGAAGAATTGGCGCAGAGTGAGAACGAAAGTTCGAAATTTACTGCGTATGGGTGTGAGTGAATCGCTGGCAGTTACCTGCGGCTCGACCGGTAAAAGTTACTGGCGAAGCGCAAAAACTGAGGGTATTCATATTGCGCTCAATAATGAGTTCTTCGAAGAGATGGGGTTGATTTCATTGCGAGATCGTTGGGTAGAGATTCATTACGGATAG
- a CDS encoding VOC family protein, with amino-acid sequence MKVKRIVINIAAENPDDAKIFYESIFDLNLVMDHGWIKTYSSGEEMTTQLSVASEGGSGTAVPDLSIEVDDLDIVLKKVMTANIQIEYGPTSEPWGVRRFYIRDPFGKLVNVLQHEH; translated from the coding sequence ATGAAAGTGAAACGAATAGTTATAAATATCGCAGCTGAAAATCCAGATGATGCAAAAATATTCTATGAGTCTATCTTCGACCTTAATCTTGTTATGGATCACGGCTGGATCAAAACATATAGTTCAGGCGAAGAAATGACGACCCAGCTAAGTGTGGCATCTGAAGGCGGCTCCGGAACTGCTGTTCCTGACCTGTCGATTGAAGTTGATGATCTTGACATAGTATTAAAGAAGGTAATGACTGCCAACATTCAAATTGAATACGGGCCGACATCAGAACCCTGGGGCGTTCGCAGATTCTATATTCGTGACCCTTTTGGAAAACTTGTTAATGTACTCCAACACGAGCATTAA
- a CDS encoding MIP/aquaporin family protein, whose amino-acid sequence MNYSFVQKLSAELIGTFILATAVLTSLTPSNPFPIATPIAAGLALGLCVYIIGGISGCHINPAISFSMLISKKLSFKDFIGYVIVQVCGGVLALLMVTIYVPLGQEGWLVSHKASIFSGIGEGLGTAFFSFGVMATAHNKDIGKATSGIVVGSSLLLGLIVSHNASYGILNPAVALATKAWSWDYLLMPFVGASVGALVSYLLFRPRGHLQES is encoded by the coding sequence ATGAACTACTCCTTCGTCCAAAAACTTTCAGCAGAGCTCATCGGTACCTTCATACTGGCGACAGCGGTATTGACCTCTTTAACACCAAGTAATCCTTTTCCTATAGCGACGCCGATTGCTGCTGGACTGGCGTTGGGGCTCTGTGTCTATATCATAGGGGGGATTTCTGGTTGCCATATCAACCCTGCCATCTCTTTTTCCATGCTTATCTCTAAGAAGTTAAGCTTTAAGGATTTTATCGGCTACGTAATCGTTCAGGTATGTGGCGGAGTTCTGGCGCTACTAATGGTGACCATTTATGTTCCTTTAGGGCAAGAGGGATGGTTGGTATCCCATAAGGCATCAATATTTAGTGGTATAGGTGAGGGGCTGGGTACGGCATTTTTCAGCTTTGGTGTTATGGCTACGGCCCATAACAAGGATATTGGAAAAGCCACTTCGGGGATTGTTGTCGGCAGCTCATTGTTATTGGGGTTGATTGTATCCCATAATGCTTCATACGGCATTTTAAACCCCGCCGTGGCCTTGGCCACAAAAGCATGGAGTTGGGATTATTTATTAATGCCTTTCGTAGGTGCTAGCGTGGGTGCTTTGGTTAGCTATCTACTATTCAGGCCTCGCGGTCACCTACAGGAGAGTTAA
- a CDS encoding AAA family ATPase, with the protein MDKILIFGNSGSGKSTLAKKLSKKGGLAHLDLDTLAWLPTSTPQRMPLEKSRVKIEAFLKTHKSWVIEGCYTDLLELLSDQATEIIFMDLSVDQCIENARNRPWEPHKYESKEAQDSNLDMLVNWIKEYKNRNDTFSYQAHLNFYNVFQRKKTIYAENQENI; encoded by the coding sequence TTGGATAAGATACTAATTTTTGGAAATTCAGGCTCAGGCAAATCGACTCTAGCAAAGAAACTTTCAAAGAAAGGAGGGCTAGCCCACCTGGATTTAGACACCTTGGCATGGTTGCCAACCTCAACTCCGCAAAGAATGCCTTTGGAAAAATCAAGAGTTAAGATTGAGGCCTTTCTTAAAACGCATAAAAGCTGGGTAATAGAGGGCTGTTATACCGATTTGCTAGAGCTTCTTAGTGATCAGGCGACCGAGATTATATTTATGGATCTTAGTGTTGACCAATGTATTGAAAATGCCAGAAACAGGCCTTGGGAACCACATAAGTATGAATCCAAAGAAGCTCAGGATTCCAATCTAGATATGCTCGTTAACTGGATCAAGGAATATAAAAACAGGAATGATACTTTTTCTTACCAAGCCCATCTAAATTTTTACAATGTCTTTCAAAGGAAAAAAACAATTTACGCAGAGAATCAAGAGAACATATAA
- a CDS encoding isoprenylcysteine carboxylmethyltransferase family protein, producing MIRAIVFTIIEALLFGVCLFGAAGKFLWPMAWAVLGIYFLLKVIGLAFLDPNLIRERVAPGPGIDRIDVVLASLGCLALYPATFVVAGLDAVRFGPALPISQSIQIFALFIYALGYGFAYWAIQSNPFFSSVVRIQEDRGHSVISSGPYALIRHPGYAGVLVAHLFLPLALDSVWALVPTALGVLIFVARTVREDQTLQEHLVGYREYQDRIRWRLLPYIW from the coding sequence TTGATTCGTGCTATCGTATTTACCATCATCGAAGCACTCCTCTTCGGAGTGTGTCTATTCGGGGCCGCTGGAAAATTCTTATGGCCCATGGCGTGGGCTGTTCTGGGAATTTACTTTCTGCTCAAGGTAATAGGCTTGGCATTTCTCGATCCTAATCTTATCAGAGAGCGAGTGGCTCCCGGTCCGGGTATCGATCGAATCGATGTAGTACTTGCAAGCCTTGGTTGTCTAGCCTTGTATCCAGCTACGTTCGTCGTGGCTGGCCTTGATGCTGTTCGCTTCGGCCCCGCTCTCCCCATATCGCAATCGATTCAGATCTTTGCGTTATTCATTTATGCATTGGGTTATGGTTTCGCCTATTGGGCTATTCAATCCAATCCATTTTTCTCATCTGTTGTTCGTATTCAGGAGGACCGTGGCCATTCTGTAATTTCTTCAGGCCCTTATGCCCTGATTCGACATCCTGGCTACGCTGGTGTACTGGTTGCCCACCTGTTCCTTCCACTCGCACTTGATTCTGTTTGGGCCTTGGTGCCAACGGCATTAGGCGTACTAATTTTTGTTGCGCGAACAGTACGGGAAGATCAAACACTGCAAGAGCATCTCGTAGGCTATCGAGAATACCAGGACCGGATTCGTTGGCGCCTGTTACCGTACATTTGGTAG